The following is a genomic window from Chitinophaga caseinilytica.
GGTGATGTATGTGCTTTCCGTGCTGTTCGTGCTGAGTTTTAAGTTGCAGTAATTGTCAAAAATCTCAGGAATAAAAAATGCCGGTTGATCGTTCAACCGGCATGTACTATTGTATGCATATGGAAAAATCAGGTGAAGAGCAGCCGGACGCCTACAATGAGCAGCGCGCCTGCCAGGGCGATCATGATGCCTTTGGGCTTCACTTTGCTGGAAAGCCCCGCACCCAGTTGCGCGCCGATCACCACACCGATCCCTATGGAAAGGGCCGTTTGCCAACCTTCCCAGAAACTGCCCTGGATCATGTGCACGATCGTACCGGCCAAAGACATGATAGCAAGGATGAAGTGACTCGTAGCCGTAGCGATGTGGATAGGGAAATTCAGCACGCTGATCAGCGCAGGAACGTGGATGATCCCGCCGCCGATGCCCAGCAGACTGCTGATGAAACCCACGGCGAAACTGATCAGAATGCCGTACCAGATATTAAACCGGTATTGATGATGCTCGCCGCTTCGCTCCGTGAGGTCGCGGTCAACACATTTTCCTTTAAGCGAACCCTGCGCATACGCTCCCCGGTTGGGCCTGGCGATTAGGAAGAGCGCGATCACGATCAGCAATCCCCCCAGGATCAGGTTAAATACATGCCGCGAAATAACACTCGTGGCCATGGCCCCGAGAATGGCACCCGGCAACGTTGCTATCGCGAAAATGGCCGCAGAACGGTAATCGATCCGTTTTTTACGGGCATACGCCACCGATCCGGAGGTCGCGTTCAGGCAAACCACCGCCAGCGAAATGCTCGTCAGTACGTCGGGCGCCATGTCCGGGTACATTAACAGCAATAAAGGCATGAGGATAAAGCCTCCCCCGGCCCCGATCAGGGTCCCGAAGGTTCCGATTCCAAATCCTATCAATACTAGCAACAATGCGGCCTGCAAGTCCATCTGGCGTTAAA
Proteins encoded in this region:
- a CDS encoding sulfite exporter TauE/SafE family protein, which translates into the protein MDLQAALLLVLIGFGIGTFGTLIGAGGGFILMPLLLLMYPDMAPDVLTSISLAVVCLNATSGSVAYARKKRIDYRSAAIFAIATLPGAILGAMATSVISRHVFNLILGGLLIVIALFLIARPNRGAYAQGSLKGKCVDRDLTERSGEHHQYRFNIWYGILISFAVGFISSLLGIGGGIIHVPALISVLNFPIHIATATSHFILAIMSLAGTIVHMIQGSFWEGWQTALSIGIGVVIGAQLGAGLSSKVKPKGIMIALAGALLIVGVRLLFT